The nucleotide sequence CTGCCGCCTCCCTCGAGGGTCCCAATTCCCTCGAAGTATCCAGGCGAGCGCTGGCGCTTCAGGCGCTTCTCGAGCGGGGAGCCGGCGCTATCGACTCGGCGCAAATCGACTGGCTGGGCGGGAGCAGCTGAAAGGAAGCAGCTACCCGGATCGTTTTCGGCGGCGACCAGCCGGAGTTGTTCTCGTCAGGTATCGGGCGGCTTTGCGTTCAGCCAAATGCCAGGCGAGGTTCCGGATCCCGGGGATTGGTTCGAAGGAGCCGCGACGTCTCCACCGCCGCTTGACGATGCACCACGGCTCGCCGGTAGGCCTCGTCCACGACCATTTCGAGGAATGCTGCGGCAGTCGGATAGCGAGCCACGAAAGCGACATCCCATCGCTCGTCTGGCGGTCCGATCAGCAACATCTGCGGAGTAGCCGACCAGACGATGGCTCCGCCCACCCGCTCGAATATGGGTGACGACTCCCTGGAATAGGACTTGTACGCCGCGGCGCCCGATAGGCGATCCCGCGAAGCAGGGTGGTCGGCCGGATACTCGGCCTGCTCTCGAAAGCGAACCAGGTTCAACATCTCGATCGGGCGATCGCGGGGCAAGAGCTTGAAGCGCTCGAACGCCTCCCGATCAGGGTCGATGCATGCTTCTCGGTCGCTCACATTCCACTCCGGGACGGTCTCGGTGCTTCCCTTAGAGCTAACGGGGGCGATGATGGCAACGTCCGACCAGGCGAAGAAGCCAGACGCCGCTGGACTGAACGACGGCGCGCCAGGCGACCCAGCAAGATGCGCTGGGAGCTACCGAAAATGGGCGCCATGCCGCTCGAAGGCAAGCCCGCATGGGCTGACGAACCTTCCCCGGCGCCGCTTCAGCTACCCGTCACGTCCTTCACATTGTCGTCGCTGTTGCGGTCGATGAAGAAGTTGTACGGATCGATCCCGGCGAAGGTCGGCTTGGCGGCGGTTCGCATGACCAATGTCTGGCTGCCGTTCTTCAGCGGCCGGCGCTCCATCACCAGCACGTTCCTGGCATCGTATGCGCCGATCCCCGGCCGCGCCGTGAACAGGCCGATCTCGATCGGCTCCGCCAGCGGCTCCGGCCTCTCCGCGCCCTTGCCGTCGGCAACGAACTTCTCGCCCGCGACCGTCAGCTTCGTCTCCCAGCCATTGCCGACCTTGCGGGTCGTCGCGTCGATCACCTTCAGGTCATAGAGCGTGATCCGCTCGAACAGGTCGGTGATCAGCTGCTGCTGCTCCGGCGTCCTTGCCTCCCTGCGGAACTCGGTCATAAGGTCGGTCGAGCGCAGGTACGGCGGCCCCGCGAAGCGGAACCTGGCGACGAACCGGCTAAGTGCCCTGTTCACCGCATCCTCGCCGAGCCGCTCCTGCAGCAGGTACATCGCCACCGCGCCCTTGCGATAGTGGAGGTACTGCTGGTTCTCGACCCGCAGGAGCGGCTGCTCCTCGACCGCCTCGCCCTTGCGCCCGGCAAGATAGCGGTCGAGCTCATACTTGAGGAACCGGCGGATCTTGTCCGGTCCGTAGATCTTCCGCATCACCATCAGCGCCGAATATTGCGCCAGCGTCTCGCTGGTCAGCGTTCCGCCCTGCTGGTCGGCGCCGATCACCTGGTGCGCCCAATATTGGTGCGCCACCTCGTGGGCCACGACATAGGTGGTGAAGTCGATCTTTTCCGGGTCGTTCGTATTGGCGTTGAAGCCGATCGACTCCGAATAGGGCATGGTGCCAGCGAACGCCTGGGCGAAGCTCTGATAGCCCGGGAATTCGATGATTCGGGCATAGTTGAACTGATAGGGCCCGAAGTTCTCCCGGTAATAGTCGAGGCTGACCTCCATCGCCCGCAGCATCTTGCTGACGTTGAAGTCGTGGCTCGGGTGGTGGAGCACCGACAGGAGCACGCCATCGTGGCTCTTCGCGGCGGTCCGGTAATCGGCCGACTGGATCGAGAAGAAGTTGAGGATTGGCGCCGGGCTGACGAAGCGCGCGGTCCGTCGGCCGTTCGCCGTCGTGTCGGAGACGAGGTTGCCGGGCGCCATCGGCCGCTGGCCGGCGTCGGTGGTCAGCCGAATGTCGCTCATCACCCAGTCGGCACCGGCATAGTTGCGCCGCGTCGCGCTCATGTCCTCGAGCCTGGCCGGGCGGAGTTCCGCCGGCAGGCCCTGGCGGCGGCGCTGGGTCCGGTCGCCGAGCAACTGGTCGCGGTCCATGCCAATGACCGGCGCGAACACGCCGTTGTTCACGAACGTGCCGTTCTCGATCAGGTCGGTGCTGGGCGACCCTGCTCGGAAGCCGCGCCGCCACACCTCGCTGCGGAACAGCAGGTCACTGGTCGCGCCCGGCGCCAGCGGCCGGTCGAAGCGGTAGATGCGATAACCGAACTTCTCGTCATTGGAGACGAGCCGCGCGCCGTCGATGTCGAGCTTGGCGAAACGCACGTCGAGATCTGTCGTGCGGACATGGACGTCGCTCAGCGGTGCCCCGGTGCGGTTGACGAGCTGGTAGCGCCCGTCGGTCACCATCCGCCGCTCGGCCGGATGAAGCTGCACGTCGAGCGTGACCTTTGCCACGCTCGGCTGCGGCAGCTTCTCGTATTTCAGGTACTTGCGCTCATATTCGGCGCGCCAGGCCTCGATCTCGTCGCTGGTCTGGTAGCGGTTCAGGACCTTGATGTTGTGATAGGCGTAGGCGCCCGTTCCCACCATGGCGAGCGCCGCCGCACCGGCAATGGCGTAAGGCGCCTTCGAACCCGGCCGCCGCAGCCGCTTCAGCCGCGTCCGCAGCCCGAGATCGGTCCCGCGCGGCCACAGGAGGTGCGCGATGACGCACAGGATGAGCGCGCACATCAGCCAGTAGAATTGCAGCACCGCCTGACCGCGCCAGAAGGAGCCCGCCCCGGCGAAGTCGCTGAGCGGCACGGCCGGCGAGCCGGCATAGATGTAGAGCGGGTTCGCGAAGCCGAGGTTGTTGAGGAAGATGCTTCCCACGAACCACAGGAAGATGATGCCCCAGCCGACATATTTGTTGGGGCTCAGCACCTGCGCGACCACCGCCAGGATGGCGATCAGCAGCGCATCGATCGAGGACGGCAGGATGAACCAGGCGAGATAGCCGACGATGCCGAACTCCCGCGCGCCCTCGAACAGCTGGTAGGTGAGGCCGGCGATCATCGCCGCCGAATTCACGATTGCCAGCACGAGGAAGATCGCAACGATCTTCGGCACCGTCATCACCCAGCTCGGAACCGGGCTCGAGTCGATCAGCTCGTTGAACTTGCGGTCGCGCTCCCGCCACACCAGTTCGCCGCCGTAAAAGACCGCGACCATCAGCAGGAAGATGGACGACATGCCGCGCACCGTATCGATGACGTTGGTAGCGGTCGGAAAATCAGAGGTGCCGTAGGTCGATCCGCCCTGCCACAGATTGGCGGCGGTGAAGCCGAACGCCAGCAGGCACAGGATGATGAGTCCGGGGCTGGTCAGAACCTGCCGCACTTCGACCCGCAGGCGCATCACGAACTGGGCAGCGCGCGAGGGCTCCATCGACCGGGCCACGACCGCATCGCCGCCGAGTGTCGGGACGGCCGCGGCTGCCTTGGCTTCCCTGGCCTCGCGTCTGGCCAGCTTCTTCAGCCGCCGCCTGGACGGCGCCCGCTCGCTCATCGAAAAGCGCCACAGCGCAAGGCCGAGGAAGGCCGTGCCGAGCAGGATCGCCCAGATCCGGTTGAAGGCGATCACGCCGCTGAACTCGATCAGCCGCGAGTTCATCTCGGCCTGGGTCCAATATTGGCTGGTGTAGCCGAAGGCGGCGGTCCCGAGCGGCTCCCAGCGGGCGAACAGTTCGCGCAGTTCGAGCTTCTGGCCGGCCACCCCGCTGGCAATCAGATAGCCCATCACCACCAACACGGCGGCGATGTAGCTCGCCAGCATCGACCGAAGCGCCGTTGCCGTCGCAAACAGGATTGCACTGAGCAGGAAGATGTTGGGAATGGCGAGGATCAGATAATACCAGGCATAATGGCCCGGCCGGAATGGCCCGATCGTCTCTGGATCGACCCACGGCATCAACGTGCCCACGATCATTCCGAGGGGAAGCGCCAGATAGCCGAGCCAGGCGACGGTCAGCCCGCCGAGGAAGCGGCCGAGCACGATCTGCACCTTGGTCACCGGCGTCGCACGGACGATCGGCGCGAAGCCGCTGGACTCGTCGCGGACAATCGCATTGGCGACGAAGGCGGTAATCACGAACAGGTAGAAGAAGCTGAATACGCCAAGCGCGACGCCGATCGCGTAGGGAGCATTCTCCTTGACCGCGCCGGGCGTGCCGATGCTGACATTCGCGCTTGCGGTCAGGCCGAAGCCGAGCAGGAAGAAGACGGCGACGGCCACCCAGAAGACCGGGTTCCGGAGCTGGTAGCGGATCTCGAAGCGCGTGATTCCGAGGAACATGGCTGTTGCTCCTCAGGCCGCGCGGCGGAGGGTGGACAGGGTCGCGAAATAGACGTCCTCGAGCCCGCCCTCGACCGGCTCGAACCCGGCCGGCGGGCTGTCGCTCAGCACATGGATGATGGTCTTGCCCGCAAACAGGCGGGTCGAAATGACGTCGAACCGCTGCTGATGCTCGGCCAGCTCGGCATGGGCGATGGCCTTTTTCCACACCCGCCCGCGGGTCGAGGCGATGAGGTCGGACGGCTTGCCCTGGAGCTGCAGCTTGCCGCCCGCCAGCACCGCCATCAGCGGGCACAGGTCGGCGACGTCATCGACGATGTGGGTCGACAGGATGACGACGACATTGTCGCCGATCGCGGCCAGCAGGTTGAGGAAGCGGTTGCGCTCCTCGGGATCGAGGCCGGCGGTCGGCTCGTCGACGATGATCAGTTCGGGACTTCCGATCAGCGCCTGGGCGATCCCGAAGCGCTGCCGCATGCCGCCGGAAAATCCAGCGATCGCCTTGTCGCGCACCGCCCACAAGTTGGTCTGGTTGAGCAGCGTCTCGACGACCGCCTTGCGCTCCCCCTTGCCGGTGATGCCCTTCAGCACCGCCATCTGGTCGAGCATCGCATAGGCCGACACGCGCGGGTAGACGCCGAAGTCCTGCGGCAGGTAGCCAAGGGTGCGACGCAACGTCTCGGGCTCGGCCAGCACGTCGATGTCGCCGAAGCGGATGCTGCCCGCGGTCGGGGTCTGCAGCGTCGCCACCGTCCGCATCAGGGTCGACTTGCCCGCACCGTTGGGACCGAGCAGCCCGAACATGCCGCGCGGGATCGACAGGTCGACCTGGCTCAAGGCCACCGTGCCGTTGGCATAAGTGTGCGAAAGCCCCGAAATCTCAAGCATCTTCAGCCCCCTGGCACGCGCTTCTTCAGCGGTCGTGGGCGAAGGCTAGCAAAGGTTCGGAAAGCCGCAACTTTCCATTCGTCGAACCGACGAACGGAGGTCAGAGCACGTAGCGGATGCGGATCTGCTGCACGGTGGGCGACGCCGGCATGGTGAAGCGGATCTCTTCCCACTTGGGCGCGCGCGGCTTCATCGCTGGATTGTTGGAGAAGCCGAACCCCTCGCGCGGGATGCCGAGCGTCATGTCGAGCTTGCCGTTGCGATTCTCGTCATGGACGATCAGCAGGGCATAGGTGCCGGGTCTGACCTTGCCGAGATCCAGCCGGGCAGCCTTGCCGGCCTCGACCGACCGCGACACCGCCGCCGGATCGTCCTTGCAATTGAGGAATTTGGCGGGGCTCGCCGTCAGGCACAGGTGGACCAGTCCCTTGGCCGACCTCAGTCCCGTCAGTTGCACCTGCAGGTCGGCACTCCCCGTGCCGGCCTGATCCGGTGTCGCCCCGGCCGCTGTAGCCAAAGCCAGCAGCGCCACGCTCATCATCGCGATCCTCATGCCCCGCCTCTTGCCGCCGCATGCTTGAGGGTCGCTTAACGGACCTCGGGCGGGGTCGCCAGCGCGGGATTGCGCGGCTACAGCCTGACCCAGGATGCGGCGTGCGGACCTGGTGATCGTCGGAGGAGGGCTGGCCGGGGGGCTGTGCGCCCTCGCGCTCCGCCACCGCCGCCCCGACCTCGACCTTCTGCTGATCGAGCCCGGCGAGACGATCGGTGGCAATCATCTCTGGTCCTTCTTCGACAGCGACGTGGCGCCGAAGCAGCGCTGGCTGACCAATCCGCTGATCGGCCACCGCTGGCAGGGCTACGAAGTCCGCTTCCCCGCCCACCAGCGCCCGCTCGAACAAATCTACCAGACGATCGAGAGCGAGAAGCTCGACCAGGCCGTGCGCGCATGTCTCGCCCCCGCACGCATCCTCCGCGCCCAGGCCGCGGAGCTTGGCCCCACCCACGTCCTGCTTGCTGGCGGCGAGCGGATCGAGGCCGGCGCGGTGCTCGACGCCCGCGGCGGCAAGGCCGAGGGGCTGGAGCTCGGCTGGCAGAAGTTTGTCGGCCAGCTGCTCACCATCCCGCAAGGGCATGGCCTCACGCGCCCGATCGTGATGGACGCAACGGTCGAGCAGCATGACGGCTATCGCTTCGTCTACTGCCTGCCCTTCTCGCCCACCGAACTGTTCGTCGAGGACACCTACTACAGCGACGGGCCCGAGCTCGACCGCGAGCTGCTGCGCGACCGCATCGGCGATTATGCGGCGGCGAGCGGCTGGCAGGTTGCGGCCCGGACCCGCGAGGAAGATGGAGTGCTGCCCGTGGTGATCGGCGGAGACTTCGACCGCCTCTGGCCGAAACAGGACCCGGTCGCCCGCGCCGGCGCCCGCGGCGGCTTCTTCCATCCGCTGACCAGCTATTCCCTGCCCGACGCCGTGCGCTTCGCCTGCTGGCTCGCCGAACAGGCGCCGCTCGACGCTTCGCTCGGTCAGGCGACCCGCGCCCGCGCGCGGCGCCACTGGAAGCGGGGCGCCTTTTACCGGCTGCTCACCGCCCTCCTCTTCCACGCCGCCGAGCCCGGCCAACGCTATGCCGTGCTGGAGCGTTTCTACCGCCTTTCCGGCCCCTTGATCGCGCGCTTCTATGCTGGCCGAAGCACGGGGCTGGACAAGGCGCGAATCCTGTCCGGCAAGCCCCCCGTGCCCTTCTTCCGGGCGCTACGTGTTCTGAAAGACAGTCTGTGACCAATCCCAATCTGAAGACTGCCATCGTCATCGGCGCCGGCTTCGGCGGTCTGGCCCTCGCCATCCGCCTTCAGTCGGCGGGCGTGCAGACGACCATCGTCGAAGCGCGCGACAAGCCGGGCGGCCGCGCCTACGTCTGGGAGAAGGACGGGCACGTGTTCGATGCCGGCCCGACCGTCATCACCGATCCCGACTGCCTCCAGCGGCTGTGGAAGCTCAGCGGCCACGACATGGCCGAGGACGTCGACCTCGTCCCGGTGAAGCCCTTCTACCGCCTGTCCTGGCCCGATGGAGTCGTGTTCGACTACACCAACGACGACGCCGAACTGAAGGCCGCGATGGACGCCCTCAACCCCAATGACTGGGCCGGCTACCAGCGCTTTCTCGCCTACAGCGCCGGCGTTTTCCAGGAAGGCTATGTGAAGCTCGGCACCAAGGCCTTCGAGAGCATCGGCGACATGCTGAAGGCGGCCCCGGCGCTCGCCAAGTATCAGGCCTGGCGCTCGGTCTATTCCATGGTCTCGAGCTTCGTCGAGGACGAGCATCTCCGCCAGGCGCTCTCCTTTCACACCCTGCTGGTCGGCGGCAATCCGATGACCTGCTCGTCCATCTACGCATTGATCCACAAGCTGGAGCGCGACGGCGGCGTGTGGTTCGCCAAGGGCGGCACCAACAAGCTGATCGCCGGCATGGTCCGCCATTTCGAGCGGATCGGCGGCACCATCCACCTCGGCGACCCGGTCACTGCCATCACCGCCGTCGAGGACCGGGTCACCGGCGTCCGCACCCGCTCCGGCTGGACTGCCGAGGCCGATGCGGTCGCCTCCAACGGCGACGTCGTCCACAGCTACGGCCTGATCGAGGGCTCCAGTCGCGGGCCGAGCCAGGTCCGCGCCCTCAAGCGCAAGCGCTTCTCGCCCGGCCTGTTCGTGCTCCACTTCGGACTTGAGGGCATCTTCCCCGACATCGCCCACCACACCATCCTCTTCGGCCCCCGCTACGGCGGCCTCGTCAACGACATCTACAAGACCGGCAAGCTCGCCACCGACCCCGCGCTCTACCTCCACCATCCGACGATCACCGATCCGTCGATGGCACCGCCCGGCTGCTCTACCTTCTACGCGCTGGCGCCCGTGCCCAACGCCAAGCGCGCCGACGTCGACTGGGCGGTCGAAGGGCCCAAATATCAGGAAGTCGTGCTCGACACGCTGGCAGAGCGACTGTTCCCCGACATCCGCAGCCGCATCCGCACCATCTTCCACTATACGCCGGCCGACTTCAGCACCGACCTCGCAGCCCATCTCGGAAGCGCCTTCAGCCTTGAACCGGTGCTGTGGCAGTCGGCCTGGTTCCGCACCCACAACCGCGACGACAAGATCAGGAACCTCTACTTCGTCGGTGCCGGCACCCATCCGGGCGCGGGTATCCCGGGCGTGGTCGGAAGCGCCGAGGCGACCGCGGGGCTGATGCTCGCGTGACCGGGCCAGTCAGAGTGACCGGGGATGAGCGGGCACGGCTGGTCCAGGGCGCGCTGGAAAGCATCTCGGTCGGCAGCAAGAGCTTCCGTTTTGCCAGCCAGCTGTTCGACCTCCCCACGCGTGAGCGCAGCTGGCTGCTCTATGCCTGGTGCCGCGCCTGCGACGACATCACCGATGGCCAGACCCTCGGCCACGATGCCGTCCGTGTCGCCGATCCCGCCGCCCGCATCGCCTTCCTCCATGAAAAGACCGACGCGGCCTTCGCGGGCGAGGAGACCGGCCTCGTCCCCTTCGAGGCGCTGCGGGTGGTCGCCGCCGAATGCGCCATTCCACCGGCAATCGCCGCGGACCATCTCGCCGGCTTCGCGCGCGACGCCTCCGGCTGGCGCCCGCAGACCACCGGCGACCTCCTTTCCTATTGCTACCAGGTAGCGGGCGCGGTCGGGGTGATGATGGCGCATGTCATGGGCGTTGCGCCGGAGGACGAGGACACGCTCCACCGCGCCGCCGACCTTGGTATCGCCTTCCAGCTGGCGAACATCGCCCGCGACATCGTCGACGATGCCAAGGTGGGACGCGTCTATCTCCCGTCGGAATGGCTGGAAGCAGAAGGGCTCGACGACGCCGACCTCGCCGATCCGCGCCACCGGCCTGCCCTGGCCCGAATGGCCCACCGCCTCAGCGACATGGCCGATGACTATCGCCGCTCGGCCCGCATCGGCGCCGCCCGCCTGCCCTTCCGCAGCCGCTGGGCGATCCTGTCGGCGAGCGGCATCTACGGCGAAATCGCCACCCGCGCCGCCGCCCTCGGCCCGCGCGCGTGGGACGACCGCATCACCACCTCAAAGGCGGAGAAGGCGGCGCTGGTGATGGAAGCGTTCTGGGAGGCTCTCTGGCCGGTCAGGCCCGTTCCGCGGACCGGCTTGTGGACGCGCCCTTCGCGGCCCTGACCCGGGCCTCGGCACTGGACTTCAATTCGCGCTTCAGCGCATCGACCGGCGGCGCGTAGATGAAGCCGAAGCTCACCGCCCCGTCCCGGCTCTCCACGGCATGGTGCAGCTTGTGCGCCTGGACGATCCGCTTGAAATAGGTCGAGCGCGGCACGATCCGGTGCGGCAGGCGGCCGTGCACGATGACGTCGTGAAAGCCGAAATAGATGACCCCGTAGAAGGCAACGCCTGCCCCCATCCAGGTCGCCCAATCGCCCCAGCCGGCGTTGATTCCGCCCCAGATCAGCAGGATCGAGGGGAGCGCGAAGACCACGGCATAAAGGTCGTTCTTCTCGAACCAGCCCTGGCGCTCGCGGTGGTGGCTTTCGTGCCAGTTCCACCCGAGCTTCGAGTGCATGAC is from Sphingomonas sp. LHG3406-1 and encodes:
- a CDS encoding DUF1330 domain-containing protein → MSDREACIDPDREAFERFKLLPRDRPIEMLNLVRFREQAEYPADHPASRDRLSGAAAYKSYSRESSPIFERVGGAIVWSATPQMLLIGPPDERWDVAFVARYPTAAAFLEMVVDEAYRRAVVHRQAAVETSRLLRTNPRDPEPRLAFG
- a CDS encoding M1 family aminopeptidase — encoded protein: MFLGITRFEIRYQLRNPVFWVAVAVFFLLGFGLTASANVSIGTPGAVKENAPYAIGVALGVFSFFYLFVITAFVANAIVRDESSGFAPIVRATPVTKVQIVLGRFLGGLTVAWLGYLALPLGMIVGTLMPWVDPETIGPFRPGHYAWYYLILAIPNIFLLSAILFATATALRSMLASYIAAVLVVMGYLIASGVAGQKLELRELFARWEPLGTAAFGYTSQYWTQAEMNSRLIEFSGVIAFNRIWAILLGTAFLGLALWRFSMSERAPSRRRLKKLARREAREAKAAAAVPTLGGDAVVARSMEPSRAAQFVMRLRVEVRQVLTSPGLIILCLLAFGFTAANLWQGGSTYGTSDFPTATNVIDTVRGMSSIFLLMVAVFYGGELVWRERDRKFNELIDSSPVPSWVMTVPKIVAIFLVLAIVNSAAMIAGLTYQLFEGAREFGIVGYLAWFILPSSIDALLIAILAVVAQVLSPNKYVGWGIIFLWFVGSIFLNNLGFANPLYIYAGSPAVPLSDFAGAGSFWRGQAVLQFYWLMCALILCVIAHLLWPRGTDLGLRTRLKRLRRPGSKAPYAIAGAAALAMVGTGAYAYHNIKVLNRYQTSDEIEAWRAEYERKYLKYEKLPQPSVAKVTLDVQLHPAERRMVTDGRYQLVNRTGAPLSDVHVRTTDLDVRFAKLDIDGARLVSNDEKFGYRIYRFDRPLAPGATSDLLFRSEVWRRGFRAGSPSTDLIENGTFVNNGVFAPVIGMDRDQLLGDRTQRRRQGLPAELRPARLEDMSATRRNYAGADWVMSDIRLTTDAGQRPMAPGNLVSDTTANGRRTARFVSPAPILNFFSIQSADYRTAAKSHDGVLLSVLHHPSHDFNVSKMLRAMEVSLDYYRENFGPYQFNYARIIEFPGYQSFAQAFAGTMPYSESIGFNANTNDPEKIDFTTYVVAHEVAHQYWAHQVIGADQQGGTLTSETLAQYSALMVMRKIYGPDKIRRFLKYELDRYLAGRKGEAVEEQPLLRVENQQYLHYRKGAVAMYLLQERLGEDAVNRALSRFVARFRFAGPPYLRSTDLMTEFRREARTPEQQQLITDLFERITLYDLKVIDATTRKVGNGWETKLTVAGEKFVADGKGAERPEPLAEPIEIGLFTARPGIGAYDARNVLVMERRPLKNGSQTLVMRTAAKPTFAGIDPYNFFIDRNSDDNVKDVTGS
- a CDS encoding ABC transporter ATP-binding protein yields the protein MLEISGLSHTYANGTVALSQVDLSIPRGMFGLLGPNGAGKSTLMRTVATLQTPTAGSIRFGDIDVLAEPETLRRTLGYLPQDFGVYPRVSAYAMLDQMAVLKGITGKGERKAVVETLLNQTNLWAVRDKAIAGFSGGMRQRFGIAQALIGSPELIIVDEPTAGLDPEERNRFLNLLAAIGDNVVVILSTHIVDDVADLCPLMAVLAGGKLQLQGKPSDLIASTRGRVWKKAIAHAELAEHQQRFDVISTRLFAGKTIIHVLSDSPPAGFEPVEGGLEDVYFATLSTLRRAA
- a CDS encoding DUF2141 domain-containing protein — encoded protein: MRIAMMSVALLALATAAGATPDQAGTGSADLQVQLTGLRSAKGLVHLCLTASPAKFLNCKDDPAAVSRSVEAGKAARLDLGKVRPGTYALLIVHDENRNGKLDMTLGIPREGFGFSNNPAMKPRAPKWEEIRFTMPASPTVQQIRIRYVL
- the crtY gene encoding lycopene beta-cyclase CrtY — encoded protein: MRRADLVIVGGGLAGGLCALALRHRRPDLDLLLIEPGETIGGNHLWSFFDSDVAPKQRWLTNPLIGHRWQGYEVRFPAHQRPLEQIYQTIESEKLDQAVRACLAPARILRAQAAELGPTHVLLAGGERIEAGAVLDARGGKAEGLELGWQKFVGQLLTIPQGHGLTRPIVMDATVEQHDGYRFVYCLPFSPTELFVEDTYYSDGPELDRELLRDRIGDYAAASGWQVAARTREEDGVLPVVIGGDFDRLWPKQDPVARAGARGGFFHPLTSYSLPDAVRFACWLAEQAPLDASLGQATRARARRHWKRGAFYRLLTALLFHAAEPGQRYAVLERFYRLSGPLIARFYAGRSTGLDKARILSGKPPVPFFRALRVLKDSL
- a CDS encoding phytoene desaturase is translated as MTNPNLKTAIVIGAGFGGLALAIRLQSAGVQTTIVEARDKPGGRAYVWEKDGHVFDAGPTVITDPDCLQRLWKLSGHDMAEDVDLVPVKPFYRLSWPDGVVFDYTNDDAELKAAMDALNPNDWAGYQRFLAYSAGVFQEGYVKLGTKAFESIGDMLKAAPALAKYQAWRSVYSMVSSFVEDEHLRQALSFHTLLVGGNPMTCSSIYALIHKLERDGGVWFAKGGTNKLIAGMVRHFERIGGTIHLGDPVTAITAVEDRVTGVRTRSGWTAEADAVASNGDVVHSYGLIEGSSRGPSQVRALKRKRFSPGLFVLHFGLEGIFPDIAHHTILFGPRYGGLVNDIYKTGKLATDPALYLHHPTITDPSMAPPGCSTFYALAPVPNAKRADVDWAVEGPKYQEVVLDTLAERLFPDIRSRIRTIFHYTPADFSTDLAAHLGSAFSLEPVLWQSAWFRTHNRDDKIRNLYFVGAGTHPGAGIPGVVGSAEATAGLMLA
- a CDS encoding phytoene/squalene synthase family protein, with amino-acid sequence MTGDERARLVQGALESISVGSKSFRFASQLFDLPTRERSWLLYAWCRACDDITDGQTLGHDAVRVADPAARIAFLHEKTDAAFAGEETGLVPFEALRVVAAECAIPPAIAADHLAGFARDASGWRPQTTGDLLSYCYQVAGAVGVMMAHVMGVAPEDEDTLHRAADLGIAFQLANIARDIVDDAKVGRVYLPSEWLEAEGLDDADLADPRHRPALARMAHRLSDMADDYRRSARIGAARLPFRSRWAILSASGIYGEIATRAAALGPRAWDDRITTSKAEKAALVMEAFWEALWPVRPVPRTGLWTRPSRP
- a CDS encoding sterol desaturase family protein — encoded protein: MSWLAGIILFTATVIVMEGFAYVLHRFVMHSKLGWNWHESHHRERQGWFEKNDLYAVVFALPSILLIWGGINAGWGDWATWMGAGVAFYGVIYFGFHDVIVHGRLPHRIVPRSTYFKRIVQAHKLHHAVESRDGAVSFGFIYAPPVDALKRELKSSAEARVRAAKGASTSRSAERA